Proteins encoded by one window of Paenibacillus urinalis:
- a CDS encoding tyrosine-type recombinase/integrase: MMTDYIQETYAEELEAFDIWLKDAGYTGYTVKSYKSDVSEFLDTLDGKPIDRVKRLQVLSFLSKARDRGISDATRNRKHAAVNCFFKALIELELLTVNPAAGIKKSKTEKNRVPVFMDEQHLSRFMASVEGKYRERNMAIFLLMGYMGLRVGEVHLLNLGDYNADRKTLSVFGKGRKWRLLPVPDAVGEVLKEVMNKRIEPRKSKEDALFVSQQGRRLSIRTIQLIASEAFERFQQDVPPAQHVSYSSHKLRHSFATMMLRKGADLRTVQELLGHSSIQTTTVYTHVTNREKEQAMAMLDIVVPDYIHAGED, translated from the coding sequence ATGATGACAGATTACATACAGGAAACTTATGCTGAGGAGCTCGAGGCTTTCGACATCTGGTTGAAGGATGCGGGCTATACAGGTTATACCGTGAAATCTTACAAGAGTGATGTATCTGAATTTTTAGACACGCTGGATGGGAAACCGATCGATCGGGTAAAACGGCTTCAGGTGCTGTCCTTCTTATCCAAGGCACGTGACCGGGGCATCAGCGATGCGACGAGGAATCGGAAGCATGCAGCCGTGAATTGTTTTTTCAAAGCTCTAATTGAGCTTGAGCTCCTTACCGTTAATCCGGCGGCCGGAATTAAGAAATCCAAGACAGAGAAGAATAGAGTCCCTGTATTTATGGATGAACAGCATCTATCACGTTTCATGGCGTCGGTAGAAGGGAAATACCGGGAACGGAATATGGCGATCTTTTTGCTAATGGGCTATATGGGACTGCGAGTAGGTGAGGTGCATTTGCTCAACTTAGGTGATTACAACGCCGATAGAAAAACGCTGAGTGTATTCGGCAAAGGTCGTAAGTGGAGGCTGCTCCCTGTACCTGATGCTGTGGGTGAAGTATTGAAGGAGGTAATGAATAAACGGATTGAGCCTCGAAAATCGAAGGAGGATGCCTTGTTCGTATCCCAGCAGGGGAGAAGGCTGTCCATTCGTACAATACAGTTAATTGCTTCCGAAGCGTTTGAGCGTTTTCAGCAAGATGTACCTCCTGCGCAGCACGTATCATACTCAAGTCATAAGCTCAGGCACTCCTTTGCTACAATGATGCTTCGTAAAGGCGCTGATTTGCGTACAGTGCAGGAATTGCTTGGTCATTCGTCGATTCAGACGACAACCGTTTACACTCACGTAACGAATCGGGAGAAGGAGCAGGCGATGGCGATGCTGGATATTGTCGTCCCTGATTATATTCATGCTGGAGAGGATTAA
- a CDS encoding TIGR01777 family oxidoreductase — protein MKKVVLAGGTGFIGQYFQQSFEQLGYYVFIISRQQGHISWEDRTGIGHALDGAELLINLAGKSVNCRYNDSNKKEITESRTRTTRILGEAVLQCSKPPALWINASTATIYRHAEDKPMTEQSGELGTGFSVEVAKAWEEAFFSYELPHTRQAALRIAIVLGPGGGVLTPYIYLTRFGLGGKQGPGNQKFSFIHVEDLFRIVQYIQSREDLIGVFNASAPYPVTNRELMHEMRKTLGVPVGIPTPKWMLEMGAIVIRTETELVLKSRWVVPERILEEGFEFKYPTIQSTLKAVLDI, from the coding sequence ATGAAGAAGGTCGTACTTGCAGGAGGGACCGGGTTTATCGGTCAGTATTTTCAACAAAGCTTTGAGCAGCTGGGATATTATGTGTTCATCATCTCTAGACAGCAAGGTCATATTTCTTGGGAAGATCGTACCGGAATCGGCCATGCCCTGGATGGTGCCGAACTGTTAATAAATCTGGCTGGTAAATCGGTAAACTGCAGATACAATGACTCAAATAAGAAAGAGATTACAGAGTCACGTACGCGTACAACTCGGATTCTTGGAGAGGCTGTACTCCAATGCAGCAAGCCCCCGGCCCTGTGGATTAACGCAAGTACGGCAACGATCTACCGTCATGCTGAAGACAAACCGATGACGGAACAATCAGGTGAGCTCGGCACGGGATTCTCTGTCGAGGTGGCTAAGGCATGGGAGGAAGCGTTCTTTAGCTATGAACTGCCTCATACTAGGCAGGCTGCTCTTCGTATTGCTATTGTGCTCGGACCGGGCGGAGGTGTATTGACACCTTATATTTATTTGACGCGATTTGGGCTAGGGGGCAAGCAGGGGCCAGGTAATCAGAAATTCAGCTTCATCCATGTCGAGGATCTGTTCCGCATAGTGCAGTATATACAGAGCCGTGAAGATCTTATAGGCGTATTTAATGCGTCGGCTCCGTACCCTGTGACCAATCGTGAACTAATGCACGAGATGAGGAAGACACTAGGTGTCCCTGTAGGGATTCCAACGCCCAAGTGGATGCTGGAGATGGGTGCTATTGTTATTCGAACGGAGACAGAGTTGGTACTGAAGAGCAGGTGGGTTGTACCAGAACGGATACTCGAAGAAGGCTTTGAATTTAAATATCCAACGATACAATCGACCTTGAAGGCGGTATTGGACATCTAA
- a CDS encoding diguanylate cyclase domain-containing protein yields the protein MLNRIAACLMLAFLFYFLGEYVKTSLLPEYQMQIVLYGSAPMLLFVICFLVHLCILMGGSATQHLKRRLPIIYAAPFTLWLIFLMTMDHKQLYNVDITDGRSPLDPLFLLMTLLFVAGYILLSAVILSVTWYRTKEQKVKKASRSLLLGLFSLFAWFVLVTLMLQSMLINTRYSMILYFVGYLMWAVVLRHQIGKYHIMPDYRKLFHILFKSAPTAIMLLDRQGIVRELNPKAKRWFEGIKAEEIPQHIEFNNGIRLPEVLASLDQQREGTTHWEMRVDSDRMDHVDLIMNLDLVEGLNEELFVMHLTDVTSLKNTERKLLESEQEYKHLALHDSLTDLYNRAAMEEYLERKIAQHDMFALVLIDLDNFKPVNDTYGHLIGDLYLKHIARIFKDMSGPNDLAARMGGDEFVLIISCAEVSEAEVDEFINQRLSLLSMHSFRNENTEIPITYSSGVSIYPSDASNVTQLLKIADEAMYKAKRTGRA from the coding sequence ATGTTGAACCGAATAGCTGCCTGTCTGATGCTTGCTTTTCTGTTTTATTTTCTGGGGGAATACGTCAAGACGTCCTTGCTTCCAGAGTATCAGATGCAGATTGTTCTATATGGAAGTGCGCCCATGCTTCTGTTTGTCATCTGCTTCTTAGTACATTTGTGTATTCTGATGGGCGGATCTGCGACACAGCATTTGAAGCGGCGGTTACCAATCATCTATGCCGCTCCCTTTACCTTGTGGCTTATTTTTCTCATGACGATGGATCATAAGCAATTATATAACGTCGATATAACTGATGGAAGAAGTCCGTTGGATCCGTTATTTTTGCTGATGACTCTCTTATTTGTAGCCGGATATATTCTGCTGTCTGCGGTGATATTGTCTGTAACCTGGTATAGAACGAAGGAACAGAAAGTAAAAAAAGCATCCCGCTCCTTACTTCTCGGTTTGTTCTCGCTGTTCGCTTGGTTCGTACTGGTGACATTAATGCTGCAATCCATGTTAATAAACACAAGATACTCCATGATTTTGTATTTTGTAGGTTATCTCATGTGGGCGGTTGTATTAAGACATCAGATAGGCAAGTACCATATCATGCCGGATTATCGCAAATTGTTTCATATTCTCTTCAAGTCAGCTCCTACAGCCATTATGCTGCTGGATCGTCAGGGGATCGTAAGAGAGCTTAATCCTAAGGCAAAACGTTGGTTTGAAGGAATTAAAGCCGAGGAGATTCCCCAGCATATAGAGTTCAATAATGGGATCAGGCTTCCAGAAGTACTGGCTTCCTTAGATCAGCAGCGTGAAGGAACAACCCACTGGGAGATGAGAGTGGATAGTGATCGAATGGATCATGTTGATCTCATCATGAATCTGGATTTGGTGGAGGGGTTGAATGAAGAGCTCTTCGTAATGCATTTGACGGACGTTACCTCTCTCAAGAATACAGAGCGTAAACTGCTGGAATCAGAACAAGAATATAAGCATCTTGCACTTCACGATTCATTAACGGATCTATATAACAGAGCAGCAATGGAGGAATACCTTGAGCGAAAAATAGCACAACACGATATGTTCGCTCTCGTATTAATTGATCTGGATAATTTTAAGCCGGTTAATGACACGTACGGTCATCTCATAGGTGATCTGTATCTCAAGCATATTGCTCGCATCTTTAAGGACATGTCTGGTCCAAATGATCTGGCAGCTCGAATGGGTGGAGATGAGTTTGTACTAATAATCAGCTGTGCTGAGGTGTCTGAAGCGGAAGTGGATGAATTCATTAATCAGCGTCTGTCCTTGCTATCTATGCATTCATTTCGTAACGAGAATACGGAAATTCCAATTACGTATTCCTCGGGTGTCAGTATATATCCGAGTGATGCATCCAATGTAACTCAATTGCTGAAGATTGCAGATGAAGCGATGTATAAGGCAAAGCGAACGGGCAGAGCTTGA
- a CDS encoding TrkA C-terminal domain-containing protein, which translates to MQEKAGYKSIALDIAQRIVSGEFPRHSKISGRSLLAGQYHVSPETIRKAIGLLKEENIVSVSQGKEIIVLSEQLAHEYITKHNYLKSAYSLKQDLESLLEEKKAIDERFEELLNEIIKASDRMQNLKPYRPVEITIKANSHVIGNTIGNLFFWQNTGATIIALRRGTEVSISPGPHVVLREDDVIVAVGDEKMYDRTAHFINQKMQPEQ; encoded by the coding sequence ATGCAGGAAAAGGCCGGATATAAATCCATTGCTCTTGATATTGCCCAAAGGATCGTAAGCGGAGAATTCCCCCGTCATAGCAAGATTTCCGGGCGCTCTCTACTGGCTGGGCAATACCATGTATCTCCAGAGACCATCCGCAAGGCGATTGGCTTGCTCAAGGAAGAAAATATCGTTTCTGTATCTCAGGGCAAGGAGATCATCGTTTTGTCAGAGCAGCTGGCTCACGAGTATATTACGAAACATAATTATTTGAAATCAGCCTATTCGCTGAAACAAGACCTGGAGTCACTGCTTGAAGAGAAGAAGGCGATTGATGAGCGGTTTGAGGAGCTGTTAAACGAAATTATTAAGGCATCGGATCGAATGCAGAATTTGAAGCCTTACCGGCCTGTGGAAATTACGATTAAGGCCAATTCTCATGTGATCGGCAACACGATTGGTAACCTATTTTTTTGGCAAAATACTGGTGCAACCATCATTGCGCTTCGCAGGGGAACGGAGGTCTCCATCTCGCCTGGACCTCATGTTGTTTTAAGAGAAGATGATGTTATCGTGGCAGTGGGAGACGAGAAAATGTACGATCGGACAGCCCATTTTATCAATCAAAAAATGCAACCGGAACAATAA
- a CDS encoding AAA family ATPase, with protein MIYLHTFSFPNDDMEFDFFMNIKRTCYDSFYPFKILSKNGLQVIDFEPVTILYGGNGSGKSTALNVIAEKTGIQRDSIYNKSNFYPDYVRMCEMHTRADIPEHSRIITSDDVFDFMLNIRNLNEGIDHKREELFDEYLDAKYSQFQMRSMEDYEQLKKVNAARSKTQSRYVRSTLMDNVREYSNGESAFRYFTEKIGENGLYILDEPENSLSPQRQLDLMKFIEDSARFFGCQFIISTHSPFLLSLKEAKIYNLDENPVKVRHWTELDHVRTYYKFFKKNENAFN; from the coding sequence ATGATTTATTTACATACTTTTTCATTTCCGAATGATGACATGGAATTTGACTTTTTCATGAATATAAAGAGAACGTGCTATGACTCGTTTTATCCCTTCAAAATCCTGTCCAAAAATGGCTTACAGGTCATTGATTTTGAGCCGGTGACAATATTATATGGCGGGAATGGTTCAGGGAAATCCACTGCACTCAACGTGATTGCAGAGAAAACGGGAATCCAACGTGATTCCATCTATAATAAATCTAATTTTTATCCTGATTATGTGCGTATGTGCGAGATGCATACGAGAGCAGACATTCCAGAACATAGCAGGATTATTACTAGTGATGATGTATTTGACTTCATGTTGAATATCCGAAATCTTAACGAGGGGATTGATCATAAGCGGGAAGAATTGTTCGATGAATATTTGGATGCGAAATATTCGCAATTTCAGATGAGATCTATGGAAGATTACGAGCAGTTGAAGAAAGTGAATGCAGCCAGAAGTAAAACACAGTCCCGATATGTACGAAGCACTTTGATGGATAATGTGAGGGAATATTCTAATGGGGAAAGTGCCTTCCGCTATTTCACTGAAAAAATCGGAGAAAATGGACTTTATATTCTGGATGAGCCAGAGAATAGTCTCTCTCCACAACGTCAGCTGGATCTTATGAAATTCATTGAAGATTCTGCTCGTTTCTTTGGCTGTCAGTTTATTATCTCCACACATTCTCCATTCCTGCTATCCCTAAAGGAGGCGAAGATCTATAACCTGGATGAAAATCCTGTGAAGGTGAGACACTGGACCGAATTAGATCATGTTCGCACATACTATAAATTCTTCAAAAAGAATGAGAATGCCTTCAATTAA
- a CDS encoding nitroreductase family protein produces MTQDIQTDFFTLIRERQSIRSYDPSVTISEEELTAILEDAVLAPSSSNLQPWRFIVVNDPAVKETLKPIANNQQQVVDSAATIIVLGDKEAYKRADEIYDRSVELGMPQEARDAYVPRMLEYYRTMSEEIARSTAEIDGGLVSMQLMLAAKARGYDSVPMGGFSHERLIEEFNIPSNLIPVMLISIGKAAKPGLPKSRLPLDRVTYWNALT; encoded by the coding sequence ATGACCCAAGATATACAAACTGATTTCTTCACGTTAATTCGCGAACGCCAGTCCATTCGCAGCTATGATCCGAGTGTTACGATCTCGGAGGAAGAACTAACAGCCATTCTTGAAGATGCCGTGCTTGCACCTTCTTCTTCCAACCTGCAGCCATGGCGCTTCATTGTCGTTAATGATCCTGCTGTCAAAGAGACACTCAAGCCGATCGCAAATAACCAGCAACAAGTCGTGGATTCCGCAGCGACAATTATTGTGTTAGGCGACAAAGAAGCTTATAAACGGGCAGATGAGATCTATGATCGTTCTGTAGAGCTGGGCATGCCTCAGGAAGCTCGGGATGCTTACGTACCAAGAATGCTAGAATATTACCGTACGATGTCAGAAGAAATAGCTCGGAGTACAGCTGAGATTGACGGAGGTCTGGTGTCCATGCAGCTGATGCTGGCTGCGAAGGCAAGAGGTTACGATAGTGTACCGATGGGTGGCTTCTCACATGAAAGACTCATCGAAGAGTTTAACATTCCATCCAACCTGATTCCGGTCATGCTTATTTCAATCGGTAAAGCAGCGAAGCCTGGATTGCCTAAATCTCGTCTTCCGCTGGATCGCGTAACGTATTGGAATGCTTTGACGTAA
- a CDS encoding SRPBCC family protein — translation MDNKSMNRRTDTASRVIKASPQTLYQAFVNSEALVTWLPPKGMSGRIDVFDPRVGGTYRITLTYEMDHDLPGKTSNNTDVSQGEFLELVPEKRIVQSVNFSSEDPAFSGEMIQKWLFETISEGTKVTIICENVPEGIQKEDHDIGLRSTLENLAIYTE, via the coding sequence ATGGATAATAAGTCAATGAACAGGAGAACAGATACTGCTTCAAGAGTGATTAAGGCGTCACCACAGACTCTATATCAGGCGTTCGTGAACTCGGAAGCACTGGTTACTTGGCTACCACCGAAAGGAATGTCAGGCCGTATTGACGTGTTTGATCCCCGCGTAGGCGGAACATATAGAATCACCCTCACGTATGAAATGGATCACGATCTCCCTGGTAAGACTTCAAATAACACAGATGTATCCCAAGGCGAGTTTTTAGAATTGGTTCCAGAAAAAAGAATTGTGCAATCCGTAAACTTCAGTTCCGAGGACCCGGCATTCTCAGGTGAGATGATACAGAAATGGCTGTTTGAAACGATTTCAGAAGGCACAAAGGTTACTATCATATGTGAAAACGTACCTGAAGGTATACAGAAGGAGGATCACGACATAGGTTTA
- a CDS encoding AAA family ATPase has product MESKLPLFIVTGASGSGKSYVIQDLRRLMPDFDIFDPDHLVDFVGHDWEKIRNIWLRVARNIAESGRMTIICGTMMPWDIEKCADYSFFKHVYYLNLHCNEETREKRLRERNWSEEEIQNHLNFAERLLEIAGEAYNPPMPTIDTTETNVTEVASQIKGWVEQYV; this is encoded by the coding sequence ATGGAGAGTAAATTACCTTTATTTATCGTAACGGGAGCAAGCGGTTCTGGGAAATCCTATGTAATTCAGGATCTGCGGAGATTAATGCCTGACTTTGATATTTTTGACCCTGATCATCTTGTTGATTTTGTTGGGCACGATTGGGAGAAGATCCGAAATATTTGGCTGAGAGTTGCCCGAAACATCGCGGAGAGTGGACGTATGACGATTATATGCGGAACCATGATGCCATGGGATATTGAGAAATGTGCAGACTATTCTTTTTTCAAGCATGTATATTATCTCAACCTACATTGTAATGAAGAAACTCGCGAGAAACGTCTACGTGAAAGAAATTGGTCTGAGGAAGAGATTCAGAATCATCTTAACTTTGCAGAACGATTGCTTGAGATTGCTGGCGAGGCTTATAATCCACCCATGCCTACAATTGATACTACGGAAACGAATGTAACCGAAGTGGCTTCACAAATAAAAGGGTGGGTTGAGCAATACGTCTGA
- a CDS encoding helix-turn-helix transcriptional regulator, which produces MKTRIAELRKQHKLSQEELGLIVGVTRQTITSLETGKYTASLVLAYKIAQYFGLTIEEVFDFSEVEEM; this is translated from the coding sequence TTGAAGACAAGAATTGCTGAACTGCGTAAGCAACATAAGCTGTCGCAAGAGGAACTAGGGCTCATTGTAGGCGTTACCCGACAAACCATTACCTCACTTGAGACGGGAAAATATACGGCTTCCCTTGTTCTTGCCTACAAAATTGCCCAATATTTTGGACTTACCATTGAAGAAGTGTTTGATTTCAGCGAAGTGGAGGAAATGTAA